A part of Crassostrea angulata isolate pt1a10 chromosome 5, ASM2561291v2, whole genome shotgun sequence genomic DNA contains:
- the LOC128184373 gene encoding uncharacterized protein LOC128184373, producing MSRRNWTDPETVQLTELVFEQREYLRPILRGNMINRIWEGIEEQLKEFGNVRSVSQLKTKWASICNACRNDVTRLDAANLPQEVKNKMRLILEEEASLGQSVDDSDRADENQSSSDENGDPPAQDNTPASPSIAGGSNSSNPDEQNQTERQHNLDSEEQNQDGIENLTGKLENLDCK from the exons ATGTCAAGACGGAATTGGACAGACCCAGAAACTGTGCAACTAACGGAGTTAGTTTTCGAACAAAGGGAATATTTGAGGCCAATTTTAAGGGGAAACATGATAAATAGAATTTGGGAAGGGATTGAAGAACAACTCAAAGAATTCGGAAATGTACGGAGTGTTTCACAATTGAAAACTAAGTGGGCCAGCATATGCAATGCATGTCGAAATGATGTAACAAGATTAG atgCAGCTAACCTTCCTcaagaagtaaaaaataaaatgcggTTGATTCTGGAAGAAGAAGCCTCGCTGGGACAGAGTGTCGATGATAGTGATCGTGCCGATGAGAATCAGTCATC atctgACGAGAATGGGGATCCTCCAGCTCAAGACAATACGCCAGCATCACCATCTATAGCTGGAGGAAGCAACAGCTCAAATCCCGATGAGCAGAATCAGACGGAAAGACAGCACAACTTAGATTCAGAGGAGCAGAATCAGGATGGTATTGAAAACCTGACTGGAAAATTGGAGAATTTAGATTGCAAATAA